A portion of the Betta splendens chromosome 2, fBetSpl5.4, whole genome shotgun sequence genome contains these proteins:
- the intu gene encoding protein inturned isoform X1 yields the protein MVVQPQVRFLQTRLGIAWETRRQLNKMAVANCDKRVYGSQTLVKGSNEERDDGNDRESTSSSFRSSDCSDDLEPEWLDDIQKNGELFYLELSEGEEEAALAHANASQGVSTNHVHFSEKEDEVITEQNRKQRCGSRTKGEPALKRLARILRRKRHPSLHKGRGKDGGKGSASQPASILKNQPGHRQGVMVQQQQLKEVCVYLNPKRLVGSSACVSDSGGLLEALLGVVHRSSWSRGQRDPTVTPQAERLTIHGLIPNSPAIKSGHILIGDVLVAVDDVDVTSENIERVLSCIPGPTQVRLTLETASADSCSSADSSPARPTKASPPVSQLVRLLWGEDTTELQMSIGHIPHVVMYLSLKLDSASPEEEEEILYQYPVSEASSQLKGVRGIFLTLCDMLENVTGGRIISSSLILDKHLVHVGYWKESTNLLVIGLPADRVPLLYLQTVVGDIVRTLKVMYGSLDSAFCKTDHAPKLDHFFCLFFQQLIQPSRLMDSSSAQVPDISGTLFLDGLPAVRWLALPPEIKMEVDTVLSDFESSDFGEMSEDFFGLRRLYVILGCCLFYKSYLIANHLPKEDLLDVCLYCQHYCLLPLASEQRVGQLVIWREVFPQQRTGSGSIAPGYSQPQGRHFLLIVGLRHFMQCVLLEAGGCASPASGATGPDCVYVDQVKATLLQLEALEAGIEERLSAPPAPCLSCADWFLPASTARDRLDSLASSSPVFSKLAGAVKGSSSRSRGRSLFKERSRRPSPQRSPSDSGSEGHMDAGSGFSPHSTPDPARKLGGRRDSFGSGGSDGSGGSGSLFKIPRMKHPNPFYLGTLKKTLTERETEDMYNTMKLTSGTENTLFHYVLMETVQGIFIAPTHREVAQLSGSIHPQLIRNFHHCCLSIRAAFQQSLPARARRAADRPQGGGWGLGPVKEHGVLFQCKPENWTDQRKPAPTMTYWVIGRMLLEPVPQEFYVCFHDSVAEVPVEMAFRLSFGLAV from the exons ATGGTTGTTCAACCACAAGTTCGGTTTTTACAGACTCGTTTAGGGATCGCATGGGAAACTAGACGACAGTTGAACAAAATGGCTGTTGCTAATTGCGACAAACGTGTTTATGGGAGTCAAACATTAGTCAAAGGTAGCAACGAGGAGCGCGACGACGGTAATGACCGTGAATCCACATCATCGAGTTTCAGGAGCTCCGACTGTTCAga TGACTTGGAACCAGAGTGGCTGGATGACATACAGAAGAATGGAGAGCTTTTCTACCTGGAGTTAAgtgaaggtgaggaggaggctgcattgGCCCATGCCAACGCCAGCCAAGGTGTGTCCACTAATCACGTTCACTTTAGTGAGAAGGAGGACGAGGTCATCACagagcaaaacaggaaacagcgaTGTGGTTCACGGACCAAAGGGGAGCCTGCGCTGAAGAGGCTGGCCAGGATCCTGAGGAGGAAGCGACACCCGTCTCTGCacaaaggaagaggaaaggaTGGGGGGAAAGGCAGCGCGTCACAACCAGCATCTATTCTGAAGAACCAGCCGGGTCACAGGCAAGGCGTGatggttcagcagcagcagctgaaggaggtgtgTGTCTACCTCAACCCCAAACGTCTTGTAGGGTCATCAGCATGTGTCTCAGACAGCGGAGGCCTGCTGGAGGCTCTGCTAGGCGTGGTGCACCGCTCCTCCTGGAGCAGGGGGCAGAGAGACCCCACAGTCACTCCACAGGCGGAAAGACTGACTATTCATGGATTGATACCAAACAGCCCAGCCATTAAAAGCGGCCACATACTGATTG GTGATGTTCTCGTAGCTGTGGACGATGTGGACGTAACCTCAGAAAACATTGAGCGGGTTCTGTCCTGCATTCCAGGTCCAACACAG GTGAGGTTGACCTTGGAGACGGCCTCAGcagacagctgcagctctgcggaCTCGTCGCCGGCGCGTCCGACCAAGGCCTCTCCGCCGGTCAGCCAGCTGGTGCGTCTGCTGTGGGGGGAGGACACCACAGAGCTTCAGATGTCTATAGGACACATCCCACATGTCGTTATGTACCTGTCACTCAAGCTGGACTCTGCATCGCCTGAGGAGGAG gAGGAGATCTTGTACCAGTACCCGGTGTCCGAGGCCTCCAGCCAGCTGAAAGGAGTGAGAGGGATCTTTCTGACGCTGTGCGACATGCTGGAGAATGTCACAGGAGGGAGGATCATCAG CTCATCTCTCATTCTCGACAAACATCTGGTTCATGTGGGCTACTGGAAGGAAAGCACCAACCTGCTGGTCATTGGTCTTCCTGCTGACAG GGTCCCACTGCTGTACCTCCAGACGGTGGTGGGAGACATAGTCCGCACACTAAAAGTGATGTACGGCTCTTTGGACAG TGCCTTCTGTAAGACCGACCACGCTCCCAAGTTGGACCATTTCTTCTGCCTGTTCTTCCAGCAGCTCATACAGCCGTCTCGCTTGATGGACAGCTCCTCAGCCCAAGTCCCTGACATCTCAGGGACCCTCTTCCTCGATGGACTGCCAGCGGTCCGATGGCTCGCACTGCCTCCAGAAATCAAG ATGGAGGTGGATACTGTTCTGTCTGACTTTGAATCTTCTGATTTTGGAGAAATG TCTGAGGACTTTTTTGGCCTGAGGCGTCTGTATGTGATTcttggctgctgtttgttctaTAAA TCCTACCTGATCGCCAACCATCTGCCGAAGGAGGACCTGTTGGATGTTTGCCTGTACTGCCAGCACTACTGCCTGCTGCCACTGGCCTCTGAGCAGCGCGTGGGTCAGCTGGTCATCTGGAGGGAGGTGTTTCCCCAGCAGAGAACCGGCAGCGGCAGCATAGCACCGGGATATAGCCAGCCACAGGGTCGGCACTTCCTGCTCATTGTGGGACTG AGACACTTCATGCAGTGTGTGCTGTTAGAAGCAGGAGGCTGTGCTTCACCAGCCTCAGGCGCCACAGGACCTGACTGTGTTTATGTGGATCAG GTGAAGGCCACGCTGTTACAGTTGGAGGCGTTGGAGGCCGGTATCGAGGAGCGTCTCAGTGCTCCACCAGCTCCGTGCCTGTCCTGCGCCGACTGGTTCCTCCCTGCGTCCACGGCCCGCGACCGCCTGGACAGTCTGGCCTCTTCCTCCCCAGTCTTCAGCAAACTAGCAGGAGCAGTGAAAGGCTCCTCATCCAGGTCCCGAGGCCGAAGTTTGTTCAAGGAGAGGTCCAGAAGGCCGAGCCCCCAGAGAAGCCCGTCAGACAGTGGGAGTGAGGGACACATGGATGCTGGCTCAGGGTTCAGTCCACATTCCACACCGGACCCAGCAAGGAAGCTGGGGGGTCGACGGGACTCTTTTGGGTCTGGAGGTTCTGATGGGAGTGGAGGCAGTGGAAGCCTCTTCAAG ATCCCCAGGATGAAGCACCCAAACCCATTTTACCTAGGGACCCTAAAGAAGACGCTGActgagagggagacggaggacaTGTATAACACTATGAA ACTGACCTCAGGCACCGAGAACACTCTGTTCCACTACGTCCTGATGGAAACTGTTCAGGGAATCTTCATCGCTCCCACTCACAGAGAAGTGGCTCAGCTGAGCGGCTCCATTCACCCACAGCTCATCCGCAACTTCCACCACTGCTGCCTCTCCATACGGGCTGCGTTCCAGCAGAGCCTGCCTGCCAGG GCTCGTAGGGCAGCAGACAGGCCTCAGGGTGGGGGTTGGGGTCTGGGCCCCGTGAAGGAACACGGAGTTCTGTTCCAGTGTAAACCTGAGAACTGGACCGATCAGAGGAAACCTGCTCCAACCATGACTTACTGGGTCATAGG ACGAATGTTGCTCGAGCCCGTCCCTCAGGAGTTCTACGTGTGCTTCCATGACTCTGTTGCAGAGGTTCCTGTAGAGATGGCCTTCAGACTGTCCTTCGGTCTGGCCGTGTAA
- the intu gene encoding protein inturned isoform X3 — MVQQQQLKEVCVYLNPKRLVGSSACVSDSGGLLEALLGVVHRSSWSRGQRDPTVTPQAERLTIHGLIPNSPAIKSGHILIGDVLVAVDDVDVTSENIERVLSCIPGPTQVRLTLETASADSCSSADSSPARPTKASPPVSQLVRLLWGEDTTELQMSIGHIPHVVMYLSLKLDSASPEEEEEILYQYPVSEASSQLKGVRGIFLTLCDMLENVTGGRIISSSLILDKHLVHVGYWKESTNLLVIGLPADRVPLLYLQTVVGDIVRTLKVMYGSLDSAFCKTDHAPKLDHFFCLFFQQLIQPSRLMDSSSAQVPDISGTLFLDGLPAVRWLALPPEIKMEVDTVLSDFESSDFGEMSEDFFGLRRLYVILGCCLFYKSYLIANHLPKEDLLDVCLYCQHYCLLPLASEQRVGQLVIWREVFPQQRTGSGSIAPGYSQPQGRHFLLIVGLRHFMQCVLLEAGGCASPASGATGPDCVYVDQVKATLLQLEALEAGIEERLSAPPAPCLSCADWFLPASTARDRLDSLASSSPVFSKLAGAVKGSSSRSRGRSLFKERSRRPSPQRSPSDSGSEGHMDAGSGFSPHSTPDPARKLGGRRDSFGSGGSDGSGGSGSLFKIPRMKHPNPFYLGTLKKTLTERETEDMYNTMKLTSGTENTLFHYVLMETVQGIFIAPTHREVAQLSGSIHPQLIRNFHHCCLSIRAAFQQSLPARARRAADRPQGGGWGLGPVKEHGVLFQCKPENWTDQRKPAPTMTYWVIGRMLLEPVPQEFYVCFHDSVAEVPVEMAFRLSFGLAV; from the exons atggttcagcagcagcagctgaaggaggtgtgTGTCTACCTCAACCCCAAACGTCTTGTAGGGTCATCAGCATGTGTCTCAGACAGCGGAGGCCTGCTGGAGGCTCTGCTAGGCGTGGTGCACCGCTCCTCCTGGAGCAGGGGGCAGAGAGACCCCACAGTCACTCCACAGGCGGAAAGACTGACTATTCATGGATTGATACCAAACAGCCCAGCCATTAAAAGCGGCCACATACTGATTG GTGATGTTCTCGTAGCTGTGGACGATGTGGACGTAACCTCAGAAAACATTGAGCGGGTTCTGTCCTGCATTCCAGGTCCAACACAG GTGAGGTTGACCTTGGAGACGGCCTCAGcagacagctgcagctctgcggaCTCGTCGCCGGCGCGTCCGACCAAGGCCTCTCCGCCGGTCAGCCAGCTGGTGCGTCTGCTGTGGGGGGAGGACACCACAGAGCTTCAGATGTCTATAGGACACATCCCACATGTCGTTATGTACCTGTCACTCAAGCTGGACTCTGCATCGCCTGAGGAGGAG gAGGAGATCTTGTACCAGTACCCGGTGTCCGAGGCCTCCAGCCAGCTGAAAGGAGTGAGAGGGATCTTTCTGACGCTGTGCGACATGCTGGAGAATGTCACAGGAGGGAGGATCATCAG CTCATCTCTCATTCTCGACAAACATCTGGTTCATGTGGGCTACTGGAAGGAAAGCACCAACCTGCTGGTCATTGGTCTTCCTGCTGACAG GGTCCCACTGCTGTACCTCCAGACGGTGGTGGGAGACATAGTCCGCACACTAAAAGTGATGTACGGCTCTTTGGACAG TGCCTTCTGTAAGACCGACCACGCTCCCAAGTTGGACCATTTCTTCTGCCTGTTCTTCCAGCAGCTCATACAGCCGTCTCGCTTGATGGACAGCTCCTCAGCCCAAGTCCCTGACATCTCAGGGACCCTCTTCCTCGATGGACTGCCAGCGGTCCGATGGCTCGCACTGCCTCCAGAAATCAAG ATGGAGGTGGATACTGTTCTGTCTGACTTTGAATCTTCTGATTTTGGAGAAATG TCTGAGGACTTTTTTGGCCTGAGGCGTCTGTATGTGATTcttggctgctgtttgttctaTAAA TCCTACCTGATCGCCAACCATCTGCCGAAGGAGGACCTGTTGGATGTTTGCCTGTACTGCCAGCACTACTGCCTGCTGCCACTGGCCTCTGAGCAGCGCGTGGGTCAGCTGGTCATCTGGAGGGAGGTGTTTCCCCAGCAGAGAACCGGCAGCGGCAGCATAGCACCGGGATATAGCCAGCCACAGGGTCGGCACTTCCTGCTCATTGTGGGACTG AGACACTTCATGCAGTGTGTGCTGTTAGAAGCAGGAGGCTGTGCTTCACCAGCCTCAGGCGCCACAGGACCTGACTGTGTTTATGTGGATCAG GTGAAGGCCACGCTGTTACAGTTGGAGGCGTTGGAGGCCGGTATCGAGGAGCGTCTCAGTGCTCCACCAGCTCCGTGCCTGTCCTGCGCCGACTGGTTCCTCCCTGCGTCCACGGCCCGCGACCGCCTGGACAGTCTGGCCTCTTCCTCCCCAGTCTTCAGCAAACTAGCAGGAGCAGTGAAAGGCTCCTCATCCAGGTCCCGAGGCCGAAGTTTGTTCAAGGAGAGGTCCAGAAGGCCGAGCCCCCAGAGAAGCCCGTCAGACAGTGGGAGTGAGGGACACATGGATGCTGGCTCAGGGTTCAGTCCACATTCCACACCGGACCCAGCAAGGAAGCTGGGGGGTCGACGGGACTCTTTTGGGTCTGGAGGTTCTGATGGGAGTGGAGGCAGTGGAAGCCTCTTCAAG ATCCCCAGGATGAAGCACCCAAACCCATTTTACCTAGGGACCCTAAAGAAGACGCTGActgagagggagacggaggacaTGTATAACACTATGAA ACTGACCTCAGGCACCGAGAACACTCTGTTCCACTACGTCCTGATGGAAACTGTTCAGGGAATCTTCATCGCTCCCACTCACAGAGAAGTGGCTCAGCTGAGCGGCTCCATTCACCCACAGCTCATCCGCAACTTCCACCACTGCTGCCTCTCCATACGGGCTGCGTTCCAGCAGAGCCTGCCTGCCAGG GCTCGTAGGGCAGCAGACAGGCCTCAGGGTGGGGGTTGGGGTCTGGGCCCCGTGAAGGAACACGGAGTTCTGTTCCAGTGTAAACCTGAGAACTGGACCGATCAGAGGAAACCTGCTCCAACCATGACTTACTGGGTCATAGG ACGAATGTTGCTCGAGCCCGTCCCTCAGGAGTTCTACGTGTGCTTCCATGACTCTGTTGCAGAGGTTCCTGTAGAGATGGCCTTCAGACTGTCCTTCGGTCTGGCCGTGTAA
- the intu gene encoding protein inturned isoform X2: MMFNISIDGCSYYRNLDDFDSVRSVLLYSDLEPEWLDDIQKNGELFYLELSEGEEEAALAHANASQGVSTNHVHFSEKEDEVITEQNRKQRCGSRTKGEPALKRLARILRRKRHPSLHKGRGKDGGKGSASQPASILKNQPGHRQGVMVQQQQLKEVCVYLNPKRLVGSSACVSDSGGLLEALLGVVHRSSWSRGQRDPTVTPQAERLTIHGLIPNSPAIKSGHILIGDVLVAVDDVDVTSENIERVLSCIPGPTQVRLTLETASADSCSSADSSPARPTKASPPVSQLVRLLWGEDTTELQMSIGHIPHVVMYLSLKLDSASPEEEEEILYQYPVSEASSQLKGVRGIFLTLCDMLENVTGGRIISSSLILDKHLVHVGYWKESTNLLVIGLPADRVPLLYLQTVVGDIVRTLKVMYGSLDSAFCKTDHAPKLDHFFCLFFQQLIQPSRLMDSSSAQVPDISGTLFLDGLPAVRWLALPPEIKMEVDTVLSDFESSDFGEMSEDFFGLRRLYVILGCCLFYKSYLIANHLPKEDLLDVCLYCQHYCLLPLASEQRVGQLVIWREVFPQQRTGSGSIAPGYSQPQGRHFLLIVGLRHFMQCVLLEAGGCASPASGATGPDCVYVDQVKATLLQLEALEAGIEERLSAPPAPCLSCADWFLPASTARDRLDSLASSSPVFSKLAGAVKGSSSRSRGRSLFKERSRRPSPQRSPSDSGSEGHMDAGSGFSPHSTPDPARKLGGRRDSFGSGGSDGSGGSGSLFKIPRMKHPNPFYLGTLKKTLTERETEDMYNTMKLTSGTENTLFHYVLMETVQGIFIAPTHREVAQLSGSIHPQLIRNFHHCCLSIRAAFQQSLPARARRAADRPQGGGWGLGPVKEHGVLFQCKPENWTDQRKPAPTMTYWVIGRMLLEPVPQEFYVCFHDSVAEVPVEMAFRLSFGLAV, from the exons atgatgttTAACATTTCTATAGATGGATGTTCATACTATAGGAATTTGGACGACTTCGATTCTGTTCGCAGCGTTCTCCTTTACAG TGACTTGGAACCAGAGTGGCTGGATGACATACAGAAGAATGGAGAGCTTTTCTACCTGGAGTTAAgtgaaggtgaggaggaggctgcattgGCCCATGCCAACGCCAGCCAAGGTGTGTCCACTAATCACGTTCACTTTAGTGAGAAGGAGGACGAGGTCATCACagagcaaaacaggaaacagcgaTGTGGTTCACGGACCAAAGGGGAGCCTGCGCTGAAGAGGCTGGCCAGGATCCTGAGGAGGAAGCGACACCCGTCTCTGCacaaaggaagaggaaaggaTGGGGGGAAAGGCAGCGCGTCACAACCAGCATCTATTCTGAAGAACCAGCCGGGTCACAGGCAAGGCGTGatggttcagcagcagcagctgaaggaggtgtgTGTCTACCTCAACCCCAAACGTCTTGTAGGGTCATCAGCATGTGTCTCAGACAGCGGAGGCCTGCTGGAGGCTCTGCTAGGCGTGGTGCACCGCTCCTCCTGGAGCAGGGGGCAGAGAGACCCCACAGTCACTCCACAGGCGGAAAGACTGACTATTCATGGATTGATACCAAACAGCCCAGCCATTAAAAGCGGCCACATACTGATTG GTGATGTTCTCGTAGCTGTGGACGATGTGGACGTAACCTCAGAAAACATTGAGCGGGTTCTGTCCTGCATTCCAGGTCCAACACAG GTGAGGTTGACCTTGGAGACGGCCTCAGcagacagctgcagctctgcggaCTCGTCGCCGGCGCGTCCGACCAAGGCCTCTCCGCCGGTCAGCCAGCTGGTGCGTCTGCTGTGGGGGGAGGACACCACAGAGCTTCAGATGTCTATAGGACACATCCCACATGTCGTTATGTACCTGTCACTCAAGCTGGACTCTGCATCGCCTGAGGAGGAG gAGGAGATCTTGTACCAGTACCCGGTGTCCGAGGCCTCCAGCCAGCTGAAAGGAGTGAGAGGGATCTTTCTGACGCTGTGCGACATGCTGGAGAATGTCACAGGAGGGAGGATCATCAG CTCATCTCTCATTCTCGACAAACATCTGGTTCATGTGGGCTACTGGAAGGAAAGCACCAACCTGCTGGTCATTGGTCTTCCTGCTGACAG GGTCCCACTGCTGTACCTCCAGACGGTGGTGGGAGACATAGTCCGCACACTAAAAGTGATGTACGGCTCTTTGGACAG TGCCTTCTGTAAGACCGACCACGCTCCCAAGTTGGACCATTTCTTCTGCCTGTTCTTCCAGCAGCTCATACAGCCGTCTCGCTTGATGGACAGCTCCTCAGCCCAAGTCCCTGACATCTCAGGGACCCTCTTCCTCGATGGACTGCCAGCGGTCCGATGGCTCGCACTGCCTCCAGAAATCAAG ATGGAGGTGGATACTGTTCTGTCTGACTTTGAATCTTCTGATTTTGGAGAAATG TCTGAGGACTTTTTTGGCCTGAGGCGTCTGTATGTGATTcttggctgctgtttgttctaTAAA TCCTACCTGATCGCCAACCATCTGCCGAAGGAGGACCTGTTGGATGTTTGCCTGTACTGCCAGCACTACTGCCTGCTGCCACTGGCCTCTGAGCAGCGCGTGGGTCAGCTGGTCATCTGGAGGGAGGTGTTTCCCCAGCAGAGAACCGGCAGCGGCAGCATAGCACCGGGATATAGCCAGCCACAGGGTCGGCACTTCCTGCTCATTGTGGGACTG AGACACTTCATGCAGTGTGTGCTGTTAGAAGCAGGAGGCTGTGCTTCACCAGCCTCAGGCGCCACAGGACCTGACTGTGTTTATGTGGATCAG GTGAAGGCCACGCTGTTACAGTTGGAGGCGTTGGAGGCCGGTATCGAGGAGCGTCTCAGTGCTCCACCAGCTCCGTGCCTGTCCTGCGCCGACTGGTTCCTCCCTGCGTCCACGGCCCGCGACCGCCTGGACAGTCTGGCCTCTTCCTCCCCAGTCTTCAGCAAACTAGCAGGAGCAGTGAAAGGCTCCTCATCCAGGTCCCGAGGCCGAAGTTTGTTCAAGGAGAGGTCCAGAAGGCCGAGCCCCCAGAGAAGCCCGTCAGACAGTGGGAGTGAGGGACACATGGATGCTGGCTCAGGGTTCAGTCCACATTCCACACCGGACCCAGCAAGGAAGCTGGGGGGTCGACGGGACTCTTTTGGGTCTGGAGGTTCTGATGGGAGTGGAGGCAGTGGAAGCCTCTTCAAG ATCCCCAGGATGAAGCACCCAAACCCATTTTACCTAGGGACCCTAAAGAAGACGCTGActgagagggagacggaggacaTGTATAACACTATGAA ACTGACCTCAGGCACCGAGAACACTCTGTTCCACTACGTCCTGATGGAAACTGTTCAGGGAATCTTCATCGCTCCCACTCACAGAGAAGTGGCTCAGCTGAGCGGCTCCATTCACCCACAGCTCATCCGCAACTTCCACCACTGCTGCCTCTCCATACGGGCTGCGTTCCAGCAGAGCCTGCCTGCCAGG GCTCGTAGGGCAGCAGACAGGCCTCAGGGTGGGGGTTGGGGTCTGGGCCCCGTGAAGGAACACGGAGTTCTGTTCCAGTGTAAACCTGAGAACTGGACCGATCAGAGGAAACCTGCTCCAACCATGACTTACTGGGTCATAGG ACGAATGTTGCTCGAGCCCGTCCCTCAGGAGTTCTACGTGTGCTTCCATGACTCTGTTGCAGAGGTTCCTGTAGAGATGGCCTTCAGACTGTCCTTCGGTCTGGCCGTGTAA